The Anopheles moucheti chromosome 3, idAnoMoucSN_F20_07, whole genome shotgun sequence genome contains the following window.
TTGTTTTTCTACTTTAAAATTCGCATCGTGCTTCTTgcacataataataatatatagtATGATAATTCAATTATTCAATAGTGATATATAGCGGGCATTTTTCTCATGTTTGTGGAAAAACTTCCCAAACGTAAAATTATATTCGTACATATACGTATTCATTTATTGTATCGTTATTTACCTGTGAGTTATTCTTCATAGTTGGCTGTCGTCCGGATGATATAGCTCTCCTATCAACCGGTAGATATATGATGGAGCATTTGAGCcactgcaaaaagaaaaaagacgcAAAAAATCCGTAGTTAAAACCACTCATCCATTGAGGCGTATTCCATTCTTACTTGTTCGTTACGAAGAGCGTCACCAGTTCCGGCGGTACGTAATCAAATAGCGGATTGTATGCTTTTGTGAATCGTGCCGCCAAGCTTTTGAAGGGCAGAACCGCTTCCGTGTTGCCTAGAATATTGAAGTCACCCTGTTCGTAGTTGCACAAATGCACCGGGGTCAGCTTGTACGTAGGGGCCAGGACACACACCGGTACGGAAAAATGTTTCGCAGACAGTGCTAAGCTGTATGTTCCACAAACCGCCTGTAGCCCACCGTTCGCCAGCACCGAATGCGTACCGATGATGATTTTATTGATGCGTGACATGATTGCGAAGACGGCCGCGTCGGAAATGAGTGTCGTTTGGATCTTTGCCCGACCAAGATTGGCTGCCAGCTGCTGTCCTCGGCAGTCCGGTGCGCACTCTACGACAACTACCTCTATAGGGCGAGTTTCGGCTGCTTTGCGCAGGAATTTCTCTACTGCCCGCGAGTACCCGATCGTCATGATCAGTTCCGCCGAATGGATATGTTCAGCTGCTTGCGCAGATATGCTGTCACCTGTAGTTTCCAATTCGGTTTCTATTTCCGATAAATGATCTACCAATGCGTTCTTTAGACCAGGCATCGGCTTCGAGTAATCGTCCCGTTCTGGATCAGCCGCTTGTGTTACAAGCTTGTGAAGTGAAAGTATGCTTTGACCGTCGTCGAAGTGGGAGGAATCATACTCTTCGCGTACTATTTTCATAACACGACGAATAGTATTTGCTACTACAATATCATGAGGAAGAGCTTCGGCCAGAAAGCGACCCTGGCCACGAATCAACGTCAGCAGTTCTTCCGCCGTACTCCATGATTCTTTCGACACGAGATCCATCAGCAGTCGTAGTGTTTTCGAAGTGAGCTTGTGAGCTCCGAAGATTTTCCTATGGGATTACTCAAATTAGTGTaccaaaccaaaaagaaagaaagagccTCACCGTAGACGAACATCCTGGACAAATTCTGCAATTCCTTGAATGGGCACGACAGGGGCATCCTTTCCTAATTCTTTCATTTTCTGTACACACTGTTTATATTACTTTTCTTCTGCGAAAATGTGAATATTGTTGACGTTTAATGGGAGGTGAAGACCATGCTACACGACGCAATATCTGCACAGATCTCAACCTGTCCCTACAACTGTCACAACATTGAGACGTGTGCACGCTGCTTCAGTGAGGTCTTGCGTCTCAAATtcataacaaaacacaaagaaaacaatcaccatTTCGCAGCAGTACCATTTTCGAGTAATTATTAATTAGAAAAGTGCCAGAAACGATTAAATAACCTACGTCAAGAGAAATTCAAACAATCTTCTCGTACACGTCGAGAATCAGTGTCGCGCCACAAAcggattgaaataaaaatgtccGCTTCAGGTCCAACATCGTTGATATCGACGGCTGGTGATGAATCGTTCGATTTCTTGTTCAAAATCGTTCTAATCGGAGACTGTGGCACCGGCAAGACATGCATCGTGCAGAGGTTCAAATCCGGGAACTTTATTGAAAGCCACGGCAACACGATCGGCGTGGACTTCTCGATGAAAGCCGTCTCCGTCGATGGGAAGAAGGTTAAGGTAAGATTAGAACGAACCTGCTAATCCCGCTGCGGATTATAAAGGCCAAAGGGCAATCCCGACCACACAATGCATATTCTAATCGTTTCGCTTTATTTCAGCTGCAAATATGGGACACAGCTGGGCAGGAGCGTTTTCGTACCATCACGCAAAGTTACTATCGTTCGGCAAATGGTGTATTAATTGGTTCGTATATCCAAAGAGACAGAAACAGATGGCAAAGAGGGGCTCCGAGTACTTAATGGTTTGATTTTCTCATTCTTCAGTGTACGACATCACCAAGCGATCGTCCTTTCTAAGTTTGCAACGATGGATTGACGAGGTGCGAAAGTACACGGCCTCTAACGTGATGATATTCGTGATAGGAAACAAATCCGACCTGGACTCAATACGGGAAGTTGAGTTTTCCGAAGCCCAAAACCTGTGCCAGTACATCCCCGAGGTCATGTTTGTGATGGAAACATCGGCAAAAGACAATCGTTGCATCGAGGACGCATTTATGACGCTAGCAACTGAACTAAAGGTCCGAACGCTAACCTCCTAATCTTGTGCAattacataatttaattttttgattACAGCGGCGGCACGACGGAATAAGTGCGGCCGAAGACGAGGAAGGTATTACGCTGGGTCAGAGTAAAACCTTATCTACAAATTCATGCAACGCGCTGTGCAATTTAACGTGAAAAAGTACATCGCCGGTCGAAGCTACTGGTACCTGGTCAAAGCCAAAGGACCATTGCGAACTCACACAACTGTTTAACAGCAAACACGCGAAAGAAGCAGAAACAACAATCCCTCCTATAATTTGACCCATCGGTTGAAGTACGCCACTGTCTTAAATGCCATTGTTCTGAGCAATTGAGCCGCAACAGTAGTACTGTTGCCCTAGTACGTAAGGTACCTTAGACTAAAATCCGAGGCTCGATGGcgttatttttaaatcttttctTATTCATTCTCAGAGCACACGTCATTGAATGGCCGTGGTGCATTTTTCCCTGTACATAATTGGCATGAGATACATGAGTGTTAACTAATTTGTAGCTACCCCATAACACCTATGGAAAGCTGTGTACAAGTACCACTTCTATGGCATAGAAATAACGATAGTTTTTCGTTTGATTACCAGTTTCTCGAACAACCAGGCTTAGACGTTGTGAGCGCTGAGCAAAACGCGTAGAACAGAACTCGATTACATATTTTATACgagctatttatttatttgaggAACTCCAGATGGAACTATTTTAGATCGAAACAGTTGTGTAAATATAGCGCTATTTTAACTTTCCCATTCGGTAGAAAACGGCAATTGCATTGTTAATAAGCATCCGGTACTAAATGCTTGCACGTATTAGAAGATCAGCTGCACCGCATGATTTTTATAATCGCTGATGACAATTTCCCAGTCTTTGCTAACACAGATGCCAGAAATCCAGTTAAACTTCCCTGCGGAGTCACCGCGCGATCCGAGCGCCGTAACAAACTGTCCGTTCGGGCGATAAACTAAAATTTTCGCATTGCCCCCATCACCGACGAGAATAAATCCGGCCGGATCGACACCGATCACCTCCGGATACTGGAACTGACCGTTGATCGTACCGGTCTGGCCAAACTCTAGCAACTGTTCGCCGTACTTGTTGAACAGCTTCACCCTACGATTTCCGGCGTCCAGCACTAATATGGAGTCTTTCTGCACCGCTATGTCGGTGGGATTCTTCAGGTCCACCATGCGCGAAGATATTTTCGACTGCGTTGCCTTCACGAGCTGGTCTTTGGTCAGGCGTCCGAATTGGGAGTGGGCCTTGCCGTCACTGGCACTGAGACACTGGAGGACACATTTGAGGTAATAATGCATTAGATATGTTATCGTAATGAAGATTGTTTACTTCTCTCACCTGTATTCTATCATTTCCAGTGTCACATACGAAAATGGTCTCATTCGAACAGAAAGCGATTCCCTCCGGTGATCTACAAATATAACAGAGCGTTATTACTACTCAAAAGCTACAGTACATAAAGCTTACCTCAATTGGCCAGCTTGATCACCCTTGGAGCACAATTTTCGAAGCAGTTGACCATCCTGGGAAAACACGAAGATGCAGTGTTTCCACTTGTCCGTAACAAGCAGTTCCTTCCTATCCGGATCGAACGAGATACCTTGTGGATAGCTGAGCTCCTCGTG
Protein-coding sequences here:
- the LOC128303923 gene encoding translation initiation factor eIF-2B subunit beta produces the protein MKELGKDAPVVPIQGIAEFVQDVRLRKIFGAHKLTSKTLRLLMDLVSKESWSTAEELLTLIRGQGRFLAEALPHDIVVANTIRRVMKIVREEYDSSHFDDGQSILSLHKLVTQAADPERDDYSKPMPGLKNALVDHLSEIETELETTGDSISAQAAEHIHSAELIMTIGYSRAVEKFLRKAAETRPIEVVVVECAPDCRGQQLAANLGRAKIQTTLISDAAVFAIMSRINKIIIGTHSVLANGGLQAVCGTYSLALSAKHFSVPVCVLAPTYKLTPVHLCNYEQGDFNILGNTEAVLPFKSLAARFTKAYNPLFDYVPPELVTLFVTNNGSNAPSYIYRLIGELYHPDDSQL
- the LOC128303369 gene encoding ras-related protein Rab-43, translating into MSASGPTSLISTAGDESFDFLFKIVLIGDCGTGKTCIVQRFKSGNFIESHGNTIGVDFSMKAVSVDGKKVKLQIWDTAGQERFRTITQSYYRSANGVLIVYDITKRSSFLSLQRWIDEVRKYTASNVMIFVIGNKSDLDSIREVEFSEAQNLCQYIPEVMFVMETSAKDNRCIEDAFMTLATELKRRHDGISAAEDEEGITLGQSKTLSTNSCNALCNLT